The proteins below come from a single Eucalyptus grandis isolate ANBG69807.140 chromosome 3, ASM1654582v1, whole genome shotgun sequence genomic window:
- the LOC104438522 gene encoding (-)-germacrene D synthase — protein MSLPIMAISSSSPAQETSHVPERRSANFPPSTWRDYFLKYASDSNSMISPTKSDDRIEKLKGEVRKMLTDAIDKPSQKLNLIDQIQRVGIAYHFEIEINQQLEQIHDSYFNFHNSNKDSHLHTIALLFRLLRQQGYTISCEIFNKFKDSNGNFSESLIADVQGLLSLFEACHTRFHGDDVLNDALAFTMTHLKSIDEGKASPNLKKQVSHALNQPIHKGIPRLEARHYIPLYQEEPSHNEVLLALAKLDFNLLQEQHQKELGNLTRWWKNLDVERKFPFARDRLVEMYLWMSIIYFESDYEAARKILTKVASMVSIIDDIYDVHGTLEELRLFTEAIESWDVKAKEGLPEYMQACYKTVLDLYDEIGYEVTRKGRSYRLFYAKEAMKNQVRAYFAEAKWFHQNYVPTMEEYMPIALATAAIELLLVTLLLGMEDFVTKDAFDWLLYGNSKMVKAVKLVGRLMDDIAGHKFEQERGHGPSSVECFMKQYEVTEEEAKEELRKQVADAWKDINEGLRCPTIVPRPLLVRILNFARAMHVVYKDEIDIYTHAGTKLEEHVTSLYVNPLPM, from the exons ATGTCTCTTCCGATTATGGCaatctcatcttcttctcctgctCAAGAAACAAGCCACGTCCCCGAACGCCGATCAGCAAATTTTCCTCCAAGCACATGGAGggattattttctcaaatatgcTTCTGACTCCAACTCGATG atttctCCTACCAAATCAGATGACcgaattgagaaattgaaaggaGAAGTGAGGAAGATGTTGACAGATGCTATCGATAAACCTTCGCAAAAGTTGAACTTGATTGATCAAATCCAACGTGTAGGAATTGCCTACcattttgaaattgagataaatcAGCAGCTTGAACAAATCCACGACAGctattttaattttcacaaCAGCAACAAGGACAGTCACCTACACACAATCGCTCTTCTCTTTCGATTGTTGCGACAACAAGGTTACACAATTTCATGTG AAATTTTTAACAAGTTCAAGGACAGCAATGGGAATTTCAGTGAATCACTCATCGCTGATGTGCagggactactaagtctttttGAAGCTTGCCATACAAGGTTTCATGGCGATGATGTTTTGAATGATGCACTTGCTTTTACTATGACTCACCTCAAGTcgattgatgaaggaaaagcAAGCCCTAACCTCAAAAAACAAGTGAGTCATGCCCTAAACCAACCAATCCACAAGGGAATACCAAGGCTAGAGGCAAGGCATTACATTCCACTCTACCAAGAGGAGCCTTCGCATAATGAAGTCTTGCTAGCCTTAGCTAAACTTGATTTCAACTTATTGCAAGAGCAACACCAGAAGGAACTTGGCAACCTTACAAG GTGGTGGAAGAATTTAGATGTAGAAAGGAAGTTCCCATTTGCGAGAGATAGGCTGGTGGAGATGTATCTCTGGatgtcaataatttattttgagtCGGACTATGAAGCCGCCAGGAAAATACTCACCAAAGTGGCCAGCATGGTTTCCATTATCGACGACATCTATGATGTCCATGGCACGTTGGAAGAACTAAGACTCTTCACAGAAGCAATCGAAAG TTGGGACGTCAAGGCCAAAGAAGGATTACCAGAGTACATGCAAGCGTGTTACAAGACAGTTCTTGATTTGTATGATGAAATTGGTTATGAGGTGACTAGAAAAGGACGATCATACCGACTCTTCTATGCAAAAGAAGCA ATGAAAAACCAAGTGAGAGCGTACTTCGCTGAAGCCAAATGGTTCCACCAAAACTACGTACCAACGATGGAGGAGTACATGCCCATTGCATTAGCAACCGCTGCTATTGAATTGCTATTGGTGACGTTGTTGCTGGGAATGGAAGATTTTGTAACAAAAGATGCTTTTGACTGGTTGTTATATGGCAACTCGAAGATGGTGAAGGCTGTGAAATTAGTCGGTCGACTCATGGATGACATCGCCGGACACAAG TTTGAGCAAGAGAGAGGTCATGGGCCATCTTCAGTGGAGTGTTTCATGAAACAATACGAAGTTACGGAGGAAGAGGCTAAGGAGGAACTCCGTAAACAAGTGGCCGATGCATGGAAGGACATTAACGAAGGGTTGCGCTGTCCGACCATCGTCCCTAGGCCACTCCTTGTGCGAATTCTCAATTTTGCACGAGCTATGCATGTGGTGTATAAAGATGAGATAGATATCTACACTCATGCTGGAACCAAGTTAGAAGAGCACGTGACTTCTCTATACGTCAATCCATTGCCAATGTGA